A window of the Vigna angularis cultivar LongXiaoDou No.4 chromosome 3, ASM1680809v1, whole genome shotgun sequence genome harbors these coding sequences:
- the LOC108324268 gene encoding PWWP domain-containing protein 5, with protein MEKNEDEKIPTKWSDGVLFANGGSESGGGSLSTEVSGNIMAQETDNDAAEECEDVMDITQNSLLVAQGGDNDAAEECEDAMEITENGLHVAQGGDNGMDEECEDAMDVIENGLCVVQGGGTDVTEECEDTMDITEKCLLSTKATGSNMAGGCVNDAGQEYENAMGNVVEGCDNGVAKEVKNAALVNLSAVVEDDSVRIADDSLVAKDGLKDLPTAEAAIQDSIPCTEVVNVNAKESLHVKGLLRNFLELEPACELKQPAFHVDAQVDVMQNQTTVADFVEGQVFENNQECLGVNLVVDLNTYRNMQDVDIYQGSTFSDLNLCLSDLVWGKVTGHPWWPGQIFDASAASEKAKRHLKKDCYLVAYFGDQTFAWNDVSMIKPFQAHFSQMEKQTNLENFHHAVNCALDEVSRRVEFGLSCPCIPDGVFFKLKTQVVSNSGINNQFSRRKGGDRIINSMSLEPTKLVNYVKLLAQSPLVGSDRLDFVVAHAQLLAFYRSKGYSQLSEFTVIGGLFDNDMETLLMRGKEQCDYQTHVGLSLEECKHIPGDSKRRGKKHKLMSDLMSEGSLCISNVEHTSEQKTKSVLRRRGRKRKAAYNASEDYFHNSQNRKFNQLQNASVSGMTSQLFLAAKNPTGQSFSSRLVHFFAEFRNSISLEYSASLEQKLLCEQMLGDETGATSVGAFATVTSEPCIDSYWTDRIIESIPEKQSLTKYQNERAIFLPETLSEVNPICLKLPPSAENTTDLSINQQDTDRLFGSESSKPAEHWDESSTPGFSPTALTLKFSNLDSVPSTTDLNEIFSRFGPLIQSKTELLERTNSVRVVFLKRSDAEAAFSSAGKYSIFGPSLVSYRLKILRRKPQKGIIGKRGRKKRVTSSVDGAAV; from the coding sequence ATGGAGAAGAATGAAGATGAGAAGATTCCAACTAAATGGTCAGATGGAGTTTTGTTTGCTAATGGGGGTTCAGAAAGCGGTGGTGGTTCGCTGAGCACTGAGGTTTCAGGAAATATCATGGCTCAAGAAACTGATAATGATGCGGCTGAGGAGTGTGAGGATGTTATGGATATTACTCAAAATAGTTTGCTTGTGGCTCAAGGAGGTGATAATGATGCAGCTGAGGAGTGTGAGGATGCTATGGAGATTACTGAAAATGGCTTGCATGTGGCTCAAGGAGGCGACAATGGTATGGATGAGGAGTGTGAGGATGCTATGGATGTTATTGAAAATGGTTTGTGTGTGGTTCAAGGAGGTGGTACTGATGTGACTGAGGAGTGTGAGGATACTATGGATATTACTGAAAAATGTTTGCTTAGCACCAAGGCAACAGGGAGTAATATGGCTGGAGGATGTGTTAATGATGCAGGGCAGGAGTATGAGAATGCAATGGGTAATGTGGTTGAAGGATGTGATAACGGTGTGGCCAAGGAGGTAAAGAATGCTGCATTGGTGAATTTAAGCGCAGTTGTGGAGGATGACAGTGTGAGGATTGCAGATGATAGTTTGGTTGCTAAAGACGGCCTCAAAGATTTGCCAACTGCAGAAGCTGCAATACAGGACAGCATTCCATGTACAGAAGTTGTGAATGTCAATGCCAAAGAATCTTTGCATGTGAAAGGTTTGTTAAGGAATTTCCTTGAGCTAGAACCTGCTTGTGAGTTGAAACAACCAGCCTTTCATGTAGATGCACAAGTAGATGTGATGCAGAATCAAACCACAGTTGCAGATTTTGTTGAAGGACAGGTGTTTGAGAATAATCAGGAGTGTCTTGGTGTTAATCTTGTTGTAGATCTTAATACTTACAGAAACATGCAGGATGTTGACATATATCAGGGATCGACATTTTCAGATTTGAATTTGTGTCTATCGGATTTAGTGTGGGGAAAGGTCACTGGCCATCCTTGGTGGCCAGGTCAGATCTTTGATGCCTCAGCTGCATCAGAGAAGGCAAAAAGGCACCTCAAGAAAGACTGTTACCTTGTAGCGTATTTTGGGGATCAAACATTTGCTTGGAATGATGTGTCAATGATTAAACCGTTTCAGGCACATTTTTCACAAATGGAGAAGCAGACCAATTTGGAAAATTTCCACCATGCTGTTAATTGTGCTTTAGATGAGGTCTCAAGACGGGTTGAGTTTGGCTTGTCCTGCCCTTGCATACCTGATGGTGTGTTTTTCAAGCTTAAAACCCAAGTAGTTAGTAATTCTGGAATCAATAATCAATTCAGCAGAAGAAAAGGAGGGGACAGAATTATAAATTCAATGTCTTTAGAACCCACAAAACTTGTCAATTATGTCAAATTATTAGCCCAGTCGCCACTTGTTGGATCTGATAGACTGGATTTTGTAGTTGCACATGCCCAATTGTTGGCCTTTTATCGCTCGAAGGGTTATTCTCAACTGTCTGAGTTCACAGTAATTGGAGGGTTATTCGATAATGATATGGAAACCCTACTAATGAGGGGGAAAGAGCAATGCGATTATCAAACCCATGTTGGCCTTTCACTAGAGGAGTGCAAGCACATCCCTGGGGATAGCAAGCGCCGTGGTAAGAAACATAAACTTATGTCAGATTTGATGTCTGAAGGGAGCTTATGTATTTCAAATGTTGAACACACATCAGAACAGAAAACTAAGTCAGTTCTGCGGCGTCGGGGTAGGAAAAGGAAAGCAGCTTACAATGCTTCGGAAGATTATTTCCATAATTCCCAAAATAGAAAGTTCAACCAATTACAGAATGCATCTGTAAGTGGGATGACGTCCCAACTCTTCTTGGCCGCCAAGAATCCAACTGGACAAAGTTTCTCCAGTCGCCTAGTGCATTTTTTTGCAGAATTTAGAAATTCCATTAGCCTTGAATATTCTGCTTCCCTGGAACAAAAACTGTTGTGTGAACAAATGCTCGGTGATGAGACTGGAGCAACCTCCGTGGGAGCATTTGCTACTGTGACATCTGAGCCTTGCATTGATTCTTATTGGACTGATAGAATAATTGAAAGTATTCCTGAAAAGCAATCGTTGACAAAATATCAGAATGAGAGAGCCATTTTTCTGCCTGAGACTCTAAgtgaggttaaccctatctgTTTGAAGTTGCCACCATCTGCTGAAAATACCACAGATTTGAGTATTAACCAGCAAGATACTGATAGACTTTTTGGATCAGAATCTTCTAAGCCTGCAGAACATTGGGACGAGAGTTCTACCCCGGGCTTTTCCCCCACCGCTCTAACTCTGAAATTTTCAAACTTGGATTCTGTTCCTTCAACAACAGATCTCAACGAGATTTTTAGCCGCTTTGGACCACTGATTCAATCAAAGACTGAACTGCTAGAGAGAACTAACAGTGTCAGAGTGGTTTTCCTAAAACGTTCTGATGCGGAAGCCGCTTTTAGTAGTGCTGGAAAATATAGCATATTTGGACCTTCACTTGTTAGTTACCGCCTCAAGATTTTGCGTCGGAAGCCACAAAAAGGTATAATAGGAAAGCGGGGCAGAAAAAAGAGAGTAACAAGTTCTGTGGATGGGGCAGCAGTCTGA
- the LOC108324965 gene encoding 40S ribosomal protein S23: MGKTRGMGAARKLKSHRRRQRWADKSYKKSHLGNEWKKPFAGSSHAKGIVLEKIGIEAKQPNSAIRKCARVQLIKNGKKIAAFVPNDGCLNYIEENDEVLIAGFGRKGHAVGDIPGVRFKVVKVSGVSLLALFKEKKEKPRS, encoded by the exons ATGGG GAAGACACGTGGAATGGGAGCTGCTCGCAAGCTCAAGTCCCATCGCAGGAGGCAAAGGTGGGCTGATAAGTCATACAAGAAATCTCATCTTGGGAATGAGTGGAAGAAGCCTTTTGCTGGTTCTTCCCACGCAAAGGGAATTGTTCTTGAAAAGAT AGGTATTGAGGCCAAGCAGCCCAACTCTGCAATTCGAAAGTGTGCCAGGGTTCAACTCATAAAAAATGGGAAGAAGATTGCTGCTTTTGTCCCAAATGATGGTTGCTTGAACTACATAGAAGAGAAT GACGAAGTTTTGATTGCTGGATTTGGACGGAAGGGTCATGCTGTGGGAGATATTCCTGGTGTCAGGTTTAAGGTTGTGAAGGTTTCTGGTGTCTCCCTTTTGGCTCTTTtcaaggagaagaaggagaaaccAAGGTCTTAA